A genomic window from Lotus japonicus ecotype B-129 chromosome 1, LjGifu_v1.2 includes:
- the LOC130721989 gene encoding F-box protein At4g00893-like, which produces MSKVEGWSNLPYDVLLHIIDGLGLKELQSLRGVCKDWRDLVSKTLVEKIESFGSDPRFLVYDYDREAGSKCFMLRYEYYLLGSLIRMNDNVKISLTIPELDGATCLESCGGGLLVFRGGSMFFFCPFSIAKIDLPRCPAFTELELSSGYVAAAAFSAPPTSQNCIVVVITHWSNDELQLQLISRGHDTWAKYKFYGA; this is translated from the coding sequence ATGTCAAAGGTTGAAGGTTGGTCAAATCTTCCCTACGACGTGCTTTTACACATTATTGATGGTTTGGGACTGAAGGAGTTGCAGAGCCTTCGTGGTGTTTGCAAAGACTGGCGCGATCTGGTTTCAAAAACTTTAGTGGAAAAAATTGAATCTTTTGGAAGTGATCCTCGGTTTCTTGTCTATGATTATGATAGGGAAGCTGGTTCCAAGTGTTTCATGCTAAGGTACGAGTATTACTTGTTAGGGTCCCTGATTCGCATGAACGACAATGTTAAGATCAGCCTCACCATCCCAGAACTTGATGGGGCAACTTGTCTTGAATCTTGTGGAGGAGGGCTACTAGTCTTTCGCGGCGGTTCAATGTTCTTTTTCTGCCCCTTTTCCATAGCAAAAATAGATCTCCCAAGGTGTCCAGCTTTCACAGAACTAGAACTATCTAGCGGCTATGTTGCAGCAGCAGCATTTTCAGCCCCTCCCACTAGTCAGAATTGCATTGTTGTTGTGATTACACACTGGAGTAATGATGAATTACAACTGCAATTGATTTCCCGGGGACATGACACATGGGCTAAGTACAAGTTTTATGGTGCATAA